A portion of the Paenibacillus marchantiae genome contains these proteins:
- a CDS encoding DgaE family pyridoxal phosphate-dependent ammonia lyase — translation MTNSLNVKYGLKRVINASGRMSILGVSAPTDTVMDAMKQGGQSYVEIADLVDKSGDYVSRLIGAEAAVVVNSASSGIALAVAAMVTKGNRHESLKLHQEVITNNEIVMLKGHNVQYGAPVETMVYLGGGKLIEAGYANEGRAEHIADAVSDKTAAILYVKSHHAVQKNMISIEEAWQVAQKCEVPLIVDAAAEEDLHKYVKYSDLAIYSGSKAIEGPTSGIVAGKRTYIEWLKVQLHGIGRSMKVGKETTFGLLQALDEYAVKADHSEQEKASLQELMSLNQIAGIQVSIVQDEAGRAIYRGRIQVDEAKAGISAKQLNEELRGGPIAIYTRDYGVRQGYFDIDPRPLMGDDMRVIEDRIRQLTGGEGNV, via the coding sequence GTGACCAATTCATTGAATGTTAAATATGGACTGAAACGTGTTATCAACGCCAGCGGGCGGATGAGTATCCTCGGCGTATCTGCACCGACGGACACAGTCATGGATGCCATGAAGCAAGGCGGGCAGAGTTATGTGGAGATCGCAGATCTTGTAGACAAATCAGGGGACTATGTATCCCGTCTAATCGGTGCCGAAGCGGCCGTTGTTGTCAATTCCGCTTCTAGTGGCATCGCGCTCGCCGTAGCTGCCATGGTAACAAAGGGCAACCGCCACGAAAGTTTGAAGCTACATCAGGAAGTCATTACGAACAATGAAATTGTTATGTTGAAAGGCCACAATGTACAATACGGAGCTCCCGTGGAGACGATGGTTTACCTTGGTGGTGGGAAGCTGATCGAAGCCGGATATGCCAATGAAGGTCGGGCGGAGCATATCGCGGATGCGGTTTCAGACAAAACGGCTGCGATCCTATACGTCAAATCCCATCATGCGGTACAGAAAAACATGATTTCCATAGAGGAAGCCTGGCAGGTTGCCCAGAAGTGTGAGGTACCCCTCATTGTTGATGCGGCTGCGGAAGAGGACCTGCACAAATATGTGAAGTATTCGGATTTAGCCATATACAGCGGCTCCAAGGCCATTGAAGGCCCAACTTCCGGCATTGTGGCAGGTAAACGAACCTATATCGAATGGTTGAAGGTTCAGCTTCACGGGATTGGGCGCAGCATGAAAGTTGGTAAAGAAACTACGTTTGGCCTGCTTCAGGCTTTGGATGAATATGCAGTCAAAGCTGACCATAGTGAGCAGGAAAAGGCTTCCTTGCAGGAGTTAATGTCACTCAATCAGATAGCCGGGATTCAGGTATCGATTGTCCAGGACGAAGCGGGCCGAGCGATTTACAGGGGGCGCATCCAGGTCGACGAAGCGAAGGCGGGGATCAGTGCCAAACAGCTTAATGAGGAGCTGAGAGGCGGTCCTATCGCCATTTATACTCGTGATTATGGCGTAAGGCAAGGTTATTTCGATATCGATCCCCGTCCCTTGATGGGGGATGACATGCGGGTCATTGAAGATCGAATTCGACAATTGACAGGAGGAGAAG